A window of the Virgibacillus pantothenticus genome harbors these coding sequences:
- a CDS encoding lamin tail domain-containing protein, with protein MAKSNVRAILAALIAIMVVITNFLQSTTIAYAAVSTPKMEVTTGEQNQEKQLSPKEKSTLDRSEEASKEPLTIQHEPPKAIAYMENHQLVVTIPHAEKATLFYQTTNVSEPVKVEMRKENNGEFMATVPAAALWAENITYWFEATTDREQVKTDTYTVPVQVQSSHNVAALPKLMVTEATFGKQPFIEIYNHTTLPINLQSYALFLGEEKVSFEHSKNIPSGKSHIIWFANDDQKIENFNRYYGTNLSDEHVTAVSAVPFPTTDQKITLRDKNKNDIVTEGNITVAEKTTGQLFYYTNQKTWIDGGFTTKATPGEILVGQVPSERIEVEENQIESNQENESAEDSTANQQNKQQPLNESKPEEKKQTELASKESILQHDPIKQASNTKDLTIEATASDDVTQLSLQFQTGQQMKIEELPFTKAAESNTFSATVPKEMLWSPNFFYQIVGKTMDGTEITYPEKEFIHVNVEQTEEMDTQTVPPILITEVTPDTSNINKQDGFEFIEIYNNTNQAIHMNDYQLIYRYPDGKPDQIWEITEDKEIKPQERFIVWIKNEGNQDKTLANFNAHYGLNLSESHVTEIQSDGMSNSGARTLIVADKFNNEMVSATYNDTNQDDTHPDQGIVYHYPKQGSSMKKAGIGEIITPLTIVPGQVPKQPVRIDETGEKPSVDEPEFTLNDEALTVKVNITSKQPLLGATLSISQSDKTKYQTWQLEASKEEPTTYSVKIPREEIWSKNITYYFAASNKAGETKTEIKSYQLPTEAIDYQQVPPLIITESTPDTTNSNGADAYEFIEVYNNTTEAINFKDYLIRYRYPNTGAENDLLWGPKEEEQVIIPSGETVVFWIINHGNTEKSAADFNSNYGTNLTEGKNLFKMYNNGMANSSHRTLVVATKTGKELSYSSYNDELGVDDTTANKGIIYRYPTDGGLHTTKISAGKWDATPGSILTEQVPGKKVMLPKDTEKPVIETTTEKEAITSEQPVTLSATITDNVDVKSVSIHYRTDNGEFRKVNLETQPNNHYEHIVYEPELIGKKTLEYYFVASDGENKSTSATSTMDINNPSMQDGLRLNVQDKELLSGEKVIKATADEAKDEPSLFIDQQKVKNTFKAIEADAYFAFDVKETNIYFKNGVAMGDEILHVFDDTYTKFTTLTVPVSADKLKQGENTISIRAGNKVGPFDETSKENRDDFTIKNIRLVLSDGTTIYDPAYSDPDQDYSIGDSTGKKPVYDFTFTLDQATFASTAYVFNTTTVQDGEHEIKTVLGNDEVTKHVVTDNTAPIITPSIKDRETYKGDFTIDAEVNDATSGVQSVTAQLDGEYISLPYNTSSSLLDPGKHEITYQATDEASNIAEKKITFHVVEEHPLLPDWLGSDSENTSANLSVTVKDPTNDVMDVDFYQSYQYTAEDANMVISQNATDTEPPKSYLPDGEARLTDAQLKQLQAVDGKTIDTTSDYQFPYHRFDVTVDKKVDPTDEVEIVWNGSSLEGRKVTMYAWNYATSEWDALVSTIAGKEAFELIGSVQGTEYMQDQKVSVIVQDQIANLGENFSFVWMADTQYYSESYPYIYEKQTEWIAENKEALNIEYVFHSGDLVNVYNDLEQWDVADRSMQTLDDANIPYGVVAGNHDVNNKSRDYSYYGQFFGEDRFKHNAYYGGSFKDNRGHYDLMSVNGMDFIMVHLGWGIEEDGIEWLNDVLQAHPNRKAILNVHEYLLATGSRSPTGDQLFEEVVVPNENVFAVLSGHYHNAQTLIDEMDDNGDGIADRTVYQMLADYQGGPEGGQGYLRILNFNMNTNQIGVETYSPYLDDYNYYDPEEYPEKDEFSFDFNMSAQTKQVATDYVEVNVYTDEKIGSVKDVPSGEKASVVWEGLDPNSEYFWYAVASDQYGGETRSDIWSFLTVDGEIVEPEKPEEPKNPERPSTEDNGGGKDQNDQGSTGTVPSEDDKDEEKPIIEQPTADNQEDNDMDKDDTEVPTIENTSNHNDSDSSLPNTATNMFHALFIGLLLLLLGSIVWLIHLHRKKRQALS; from the coding sequence ATGGCAAAAAGCAACGTCCGTGCAATACTTGCAGCATTAATTGCTATTATGGTTGTAATCACTAACTTCTTGCAATCAACAACTATTGCTTATGCAGCTGTTTCCACACCGAAAATGGAAGTGACGACAGGAGAACAGAATCAAGAAAAACAATTATCGCCAAAAGAGAAAAGCACTCTAGACAGATCCGAAGAAGCTAGTAAAGAACCGCTAACGATTCAACATGAGCCACCGAAAGCTATTGCCTATATGGAAAATCACCAATTAGTAGTGACCATACCTCATGCAGAAAAAGCAACCCTGTTTTATCAAACAACCAATGTTTCAGAGCCAGTAAAAGTGGAAATGAGGAAAGAGAATAATGGAGAGTTTATGGCAACCGTTCCAGCTGCAGCACTTTGGGCTGAAAATATAACGTACTGGTTTGAAGCAACAACAGATAGAGAGCAAGTAAAAACAGATACGTATACTGTACCTGTCCAAGTGCAAAGTAGTCATAACGTTGCAGCACTTCCAAAGCTAATGGTCACAGAGGCTACATTTGGAAAGCAGCCATTTATTGAAATTTATAACCATACAACATTACCTATTAACTTGCAAAGCTATGCTCTTTTTCTAGGGGAAGAAAAAGTCTCCTTTGAGCACTCAAAAAACATTCCATCAGGAAAAAGTCATATTATTTGGTTTGCAAATGATGATCAGAAAATTGAAAATTTCAACCGTTATTATGGGACCAACCTAAGTGATGAACATGTAACGGCAGTAAGCGCAGTCCCATTTCCTACAACAGATCAAAAGATTACCTTACGAGATAAAAACAAAAATGATATAGTGACGGAAGGAAACATCACTGTCGCTGAAAAGACGACAGGACAGCTTTTTTATTACACAAATCAAAAAACATGGATCGATGGTGGTTTTACGACAAAAGCTACTCCAGGTGAGATTCTGGTAGGACAAGTTCCTTCTGAGCGCATAGAGGTTGAAGAAAACCAGATAGAAAGTAACCAAGAAAATGAATCAGCAGAAGATTCAACTGCAAACCAGCAAAATAAACAACAACCATTAAATGAGTCAAAACCAGAGGAAAAGAAACAAACGGAGTTGGCTAGCAAAGAAAGCATTCTTCAACATGATCCGATAAAGCAAGCATCAAACACAAAAGATCTTACTATCGAAGCAACTGCTTCAGATGATGTAACACAGCTTTCACTCCAATTCCAAACCGGACAACAAATGAAAATAGAAGAATTGCCGTTTACAAAAGCTGCAGAATCAAACACCTTTTCAGCTACTGTGCCTAAAGAAATGCTTTGGTCACCAAACTTTTTCTATCAAATCGTTGGTAAAACGATGGATGGTACAGAGATAACCTATCCGGAAAAAGAATTCATACATGTGAACGTAGAACAAACGGAGGAAATGGATACACAAACCGTACCCCCCATATTGATTACCGAAGTCACTCCAGATACATCGAATATAAATAAGCAAGATGGCTTTGAATTTATTGAAATCTATAACAATACAAATCAAGCTATTCATATGAACGATTATCAATTAATCTACCGCTACCCAGATGGAAAACCTGATCAAATATGGGAGATTACCGAAGATAAAGAAATCAAGCCACAGGAGAGATTTATTGTTTGGATTAAAAACGAAGGTAATCAAGATAAAACATTGGCAAATTTCAATGCTCACTATGGTTTAAATTTGTCCGAAAGCCATGTAACAGAAATTCAAAGTGATGGGATGTCTAACAGCGGAGCACGTACATTAATCGTTGCAGATAAATTCAATAATGAAATGGTTTCAGCAACGTACAATGATACGAATCAAGATGACACACACCCTGATCAAGGAATTGTTTATCATTATCCAAAACAAGGTTCCAGTATGAAAAAAGCTGGTATCGGTGAAATAATTACGCCCTTAACAATTGTACCTGGTCAAGTTCCAAAACAACCTGTCAGAATTGATGAAACCGGAGAAAAACCTAGTGTCGATGAGCCTGAATTTACGCTTAATGACGAAGCTCTTACGGTTAAGGTTAACATAACATCAAAGCAACCATTGTTAGGAGCCACGCTTTCCATTTCACAAAGCGACAAAACGAAATATCAAACATGGCAATTAGAAGCTTCCAAAGAGGAACCAACAACATATTCAGTGAAGATACCTCGGGAAGAAATATGGAGTAAAAATATAACGTATTATTTCGCTGCTTCCAACAAGGCTGGAGAAACCAAAACAGAGATAAAGTCTTATCAGCTACCAACAGAAGCAATAGACTATCAGCAAGTGCCACCACTAATTATTACTGAATCAACCCCAGACACGACAAATAGTAATGGGGCCGATGCCTACGAATTTATAGAAGTATATAACAACACAACGGAAGCAATTAACTTTAAGGACTACTTAATTCGTTACCGATATCCAAACACGGGAGCAGAAAATGATTTGCTTTGGGGACCGAAAGAAGAGGAGCAAGTTATTATTCCATCTGGTGAAACTGTCGTATTTTGGATTATTAATCACGGAAATACCGAAAAATCAGCAGCTGATTTCAATAGTAACTACGGTACAAATTTAACAGAAGGTAAAAACCTGTTTAAAATGTATAATAATGGCATGGCAAATAGCAGTCATCGTACATTAGTTGTTGCTACTAAAACAGGTAAAGAGCTTTCATATTCAAGTTATAACGATGAGCTTGGTGTCGATGATACAACAGCAAATAAAGGGATTATCTACCGTTATCCTACAGATGGCGGTTTGCACACAACAAAAATAAGTGCAGGAAAATGGGATGCTACACCTGGTTCTATTTTAACCGAACAAGTACCTGGTAAGAAAGTGATGCTGCCAAAAGATACCGAAAAACCTGTGATCGAAACTACAACTGAAAAAGAGGCAATTACTTCTGAACAACCAGTTACACTATCAGCAACGATTACCGATAATGTGGATGTTAAATCCGTATCTATTCACTATCGTACAGATAATGGAGAATTTCGAAAAGTTAACTTGGAAACACAACCAAATAACCACTATGAGCACATCGTTTATGAGCCTGAGTTAATTGGTAAAAAGACATTAGAGTACTATTTCGTAGCTAGTGATGGAGAAAATAAATCAACTTCTGCTACGAGTACAATGGATATTAATAACCCTTCTATGCAAGACGGACTACGTCTGAACGTCCAAGATAAAGAACTTCTTTCTGGAGAAAAAGTGATTAAAGCAACAGCTGATGAAGCAAAAGATGAACCGAGCCTATTCATTGATCAACAGAAAGTAAAAAACACCTTTAAAGCTATAGAGGCAGATGCTTATTTTGCATTTGATGTAAAAGAAACAAATATTTACTTTAAAAATGGTGTCGCCATGGGAGATGAAATTCTCCACGTCTTTGATGATACGTATACAAAGTTCACCACTTTAACTGTTCCTGTTTCTGCTGATAAATTAAAGCAAGGGGAAAACACAATCTCCATTCGAGCAGGTAACAAAGTTGGACCGTTTGATGAAACGTCCAAAGAAAACCGTGATGATTTTACCATTAAAAATATTCGTTTAGTTCTATCAGACGGGACAACAATTTATGACCCAGCTTACAGTGATCCAGATCAAGATTACTCCATTGGAGATAGTACGGGTAAAAAACCTGTTTACGATTTCACGTTCACATTGGATCAAGCGACATTTGCTTCCACTGCCTATGTGTTTAATACAACTACGGTCCAAGATGGAGAACATGAAATAAAAACAGTATTAGGTAATGACGAAGTAACAAAACATGTTGTTACAGATAACACCGCCCCAATCATAACTCCTTCTATCAAAGACAGAGAAACATACAAGGGGGATTTTACCATTGATGCAGAGGTGAATGACGCAACGAGTGGGGTTCAGTCTGTAACTGCACAATTGGATGGGGAATATATATCTTTACCTTATAACACCTCTTCCTCTCTTTTAGACCCTGGAAAACATGAAATCACCTATCAAGCTACTGATGAAGCAAGTAATATTGCAGAAAAGAAAATTACGTTTCATGTAGTGGAAGAGCACCCGCTATTACCAGATTGGCTAGGCTCTGATTCTGAAAACACAAGTGCAAATCTTTCTGTTACCGTAAAAGATCCAACCAATGATGTCATGGATGTTGATTTTTATCAATCCTACCAATATACGGCAGAAGATGCTAACATGGTAATTTCCCAAAATGCGACAGACACGGAGCCACCAAAAAGCTATCTTCCGGATGGCGAAGCAAGGTTAACAGATGCCCAACTTAAACAATTGCAGGCAGTAGATGGTAAAACAATAGATACTACATCGGATTATCAATTTCCTTATCACCGTTTTGATGTTACGGTTGATAAAAAGGTAGATCCGACTGATGAAGTAGAAATTGTTTGGAATGGTTCTTCCCTTGAAGGTCGAAAAGTAACGATGTATGCTTGGAATTATGCAACAAGTGAGTGGGATGCCCTCGTATCCACCATTGCTGGAAAAGAAGCATTTGAACTTATTGGTTCAGTACAAGGTACAGAATATATGCAAGATCAAAAAGTCAGTGTTATTGTCCAAGATCAAATTGCTAATCTTGGAGAAAACTTCAGCTTTGTTTGGATGGCAGATACCCAGTATTACTCAGAAAGCTATCCTTATATTTACGAAAAGCAAACAGAATGGATTGCTGAAAACAAAGAAGCTTTAAATATTGAGTATGTTTTCCATTCAGGTGACCTCGTAAATGTGTACAATGACCTAGAACAGTGGGATGTTGCTGACCGTTCGATGCAAACATTAGACGATGCTAATATTCCTTACGGCGTGGTTGCAGGAAATCACGATGTGAACAATAAAAGCCGTGACTATAGTTACTATGGGCAATTCTTTGGCGAAGATCGCTTTAAACATAATGCCTATTATGGGGGATCATTTAAGGATAATCGCGGACATTATGATTTAATGTCTGTGAATGGAATGGATTTTATTATGGTTCATCTTGGTTGGGGAATTGAAGAAGATGGAATAGAATGGTTAAACGATGTTTTACAAGCCCACCCAAATCGCAAAGCTATTCTTAATGTGCATGAATATCTTCTAGCGACTGGAAGCAGAAGCCCTACTGGCGATCAACTGTTTGAAGAAGTCGTTGTTCCAAATGAAAATGTGTTTGCCGTCTTATCCGGCCATTATCATAACGCTCAAACATTAATAGATGAAATGGATGACAATGGAGACGGAATTGCTGATCGTACTGTTTATCAAATGCTAGCAGACTATCAGGGTGGCCCTGAAGGTGGGCAAGGGTATTTACGTATATTGAACTTCAATATGAATACAAACCAAATTGGTGTGGAGACATATTCACCATACTTGGACGATTATAACTATTATGATCCAGAAGAATATCCTGAAAAAGATGAATTCTCATTTGACTTTAATATGTCGGCACAAACAAAGCAAGTAGCCACAGATTATGTGGAAGTAAATGTATATACGGATGAAAAAATTGGTTCCGTAAAAGATGTGCCTAGCGGTGAAAAAGCATCCGTTGTTTGGGAGGGATTAGATCCAAATAGTGAATACTTCTGGTATGCCGTAGCTTCCGACCAATACGGTGGAGAAACGCGCTCTGATATTTGGAGCTTCCTAACCGTTGACGGAGAGATTGTGGAACCTGAAAAGCCAGAAGAGCCTAAAAATCCGGAAAGGCCTTCGACCGAAGATAATGGAGGTGGAAAGGACCAAAATGACCAAGGGTCCACCGGTACTGTTCCGAGCGAGGATGACAAAGACGAAGAAAAACCAATTATTGAACAACCAACCGCAGATAATCAAGAAGATAATGATATGGATAAGGATGACACCGAAGTGCCAACGATTGAAAATACCTCCAATCATAACGATTCAGACTCATCCTTGCCAAATACAGCAACAAATATGTTTCATGCTTTATTTATTGGGTTGTTGCTATTGCTTTTGGGATCAATAGTTTGGCTCATTCACTTACATCGTAAAAAGCGCCAAGCTTTAAGTTAA